A genomic region of Lonchura striata isolate bLonStr1 chromosome 8, bLonStr1.mat, whole genome shotgun sequence contains the following coding sequences:
- the AKAP19 gene encoding small membrane A-kinase anchor protein, with protein sequence MGCIKSKAAFQGSNAVQDERLGGGGEGRAGEKSSLLAVQEEKEPSSTIVLDYAQRLSREILEQAVKQWAVTESKYSDIPFIESDVP encoded by the coding sequence ATGGGATGCATCAAATCCAAGGCTGCCTTCCAAGGTTCCAACGCTGTCCAGGATGAGAGGCTCGGGGGAGGCGGCGAGGGGCGCGCTGGGGAGAAGTCGTCGCTGCTGGCggtgcaggaggagaaggaaccCTCGAGCACCATCGTGCTGGACTACGCGCAGCGGCTGTCGCGCGAGATCCTGGAGCAGGCGGTCAAGCAGTGGGCGGTGACCGAGAGCAAGTACAGCGACATCCCCTTCATCGAGAGCGACGTGCCCTGA